The Bacteroidota bacterium sequence ACCGGCATCCCCGAGGAGGCGCGCGCCAAGGTCTTCCAACCCAACTTCTCGACCAAGACGAGCGGCATGGGGCTGGGGCTGGCGATCACCAAGAAAGCCATCGAGGACCTGCGCGGCGAGATCCGCTTCGAGACGGAGCTAGGCGCTGGCACAACGTTCTTCGTGCAGCTACCGCTGGCCGAGGTGTGAGGCCCGCTTCCGGGCCGTCAGCCTCCGACCGTCACGCGCTCGAGGTCCTCGAACGCGACTGTCACCGTGCCGTCGTCGCTGACGAAGCGCTCGCGGCTGCCGGGTGGAAAACGGAGCAGGTCGAACGGAGCCCGGCGCGGCCGGCCGGCGACGGCCTCTTCGACGATCTCGACGAACGGGCCGAGCGGAACGGCCCACTTGGCGAGCGCGAAGTGGGTGGACGGGTAGCGCCGGACGAGCGAGGCGATCTTGCTCGCGCTCACCTTGCCCGATTCGCCCCAGAACTCCGGTGCGCCGGTAGGTCCGAGTTGGACGAGGTCCGGCTTGTAGCGGTCGCCGACGCCGACCTCGACGCTCATCGCCGGGTACGCCGGGAGGTAGAGCGCCCACAGAAACGCCTTCATCAAGACGTGCTCGATGCCCTCTTGGTGCTTCTTGACGAAGACGACCTTCTGCGGCCCGACGGGGCCGTCAGCGCGCAGGGTGAGCTTGCGGCGGAGCAGGAGGTCGGAACGCAAGAGAGGTTTCTCGTTCTTCGTTTCTGGTTTCTAGTTGGCCAAGTGCGCCTGAACCAGAAACGCGAAACTGGGAACCAGAAACTACAACTCGCGCACCACGCGGCAGGGGTTGCCCGAGGCGAAGACGCCCGCCGGCACGTCTTCGAGCACCACGCTGCCCGAACCAACCGTCGAGCCCGCGCCAATCGTAACGCCGGGGTTCAGGATCGACCCGCCGCCGATCCACACGTCGTCGCCGATCGTCACCGGGGCGGCTTGTTCGAGACCCTCAGCCCGCTGGCCGGGGTTTACCGGCCGGGCGACGGCGTAGACGTGGACGCCCGGTCCGAACCGCACGCGGTCACCGATCGTGATTTTGCCCACGTCCGTCAGCACGCAGTTCGGCCCGGCGACGAAGTGGTCGCCGACGTGGACGTGCTGCCCGTACTCGCAGAAGATCGGCGCGTCGATCTCGGTGCGCTCGCCGAGGGCACCGAAGAGGCTGGCGAGCGTGCGGATCCGCGCCGTGCGCTGGTCCTCCGGGAGCGCGTTGAACTCGCGGACGAGCCGGCGCGCCTTCTGGCGGATCATGATCAGGCCGGGGTCGTTGCCGCGGTGGGCGAGGCCGGCGCGCAGGCGGTCGAGGGCCGAGGGAGCTGTGGTCTGCATAACGGGGGGCGATTTGGTTTCGAGGTCGCCGGGTGGTTTATTGGGAACGATATCGGCAACTCCAAGACAAATATGAAACAGGCTACGATCTATGCGCTCCTCCTTGGCTTCGCGCTACCCGCTCTCGCGCAGACGCCCAACACGACAAGCGCCGAGCGGTACTTCCCGCTGGAGGTCGGCAACGTGTGGGAGTACGAAGGCTTCGACCTGATCGGGGAGAAGCCGATTTATCAGCGGCGGACGATCACACGGGACACGCTGGTAGCGGGACAGCGCTACTTCCGGTACGACCGCGCCGTTCTGAACGAGGAGGGAGATGTGGTCGGCTCGCTCGGCGCGCTCTACGTCCGC is a genomic window containing:
- a CDS encoding sugar O-acetyltransferase; amino-acid sequence: MQTTAPSALDRLRAGLAHRGNDPGLIMIRQKARRLVREFNALPEDQRTARIRTLASLFGALGERTEIDAPIFCEYGQHVHVGDHFVAGPNCVLTDVGKITIGDRVRFGPGVHVYAVARPVNPGQRAEGLEQAAPVTIGDDVWIGGGSILNPGVTIGAGSTVGSGSVVLEDVPAGVFASGNPCRVVREL